AAAATGTCGTGAATTCGTAGCAATTAACGTAACTTTGCACCCTTATTATATTATACGATGCGAATACACAGAAATTTAAGCTTTGCGGTTATTGATGGTTTAACACTCATTTTTAACGAAGGGAAATATGCCGATAAGGTGATTCAACAACTTTTAAAACGCGATAAACGTTGGGGATCTCGCGACAGAGGTTTTGTTGCCGAAACCACCTACGACATTGTTCGCTGGAAACGCTTATATGCTGAAATTGCAGAAGTTAAAGCCCCTTTTGATCGCGACAACCTATGGCGTATGTTTGCCGTTTGGGCGACTTTAAAAGGTATTAATTTACCTGATTGGAAGTATTTTGAAAACACCCCTACCCGTAAAATTAAAGGACGTTTTGATGAACTTTCTCAAATAAGAAAATTTAAAGAATCGATTCCAGATTGGCTTGATGAAGTTGGTGAAAAAGAATTAGGAGCAGAATTTTGGACTAAAGAAATAGCAGCCCTAAACGAGCAAGCCGATGTTATTCTAAGAGTGAATACTCTAAAAACGACTAAAGAAAAATTACAAGCCGAATTATTCGATCTAAATATAGAAACCGAATTTATTAAAGGCTATCCAAGCGCTTTAAAGCTAAAGGAACGTGCGAATGTTTTTTCTACTGAAGCTTTTAAAAATGGCCATTTTGAAGTTCAAGATGCCTCTTCTCAACTGGTTGCCGAGTTTGCTAATGTTCAACCTGGTATGCGTGTGGTAGATACTTGTGCTGGCGCCGGTGGTAAAACACTTCACTTAGCTGCTCTTATGGAAAATAAGGGTCAAATTATTGCCATGGATATCTATGCCAATAAACTTCATGAATTAAAACGTCGTGCGAAACGTAATGGCGCTCACAATATAGAACCTCGTGCTATCGATTCGACTAAGGTGATTAAAAAACTTTACGATAAAGCAGACCGTGTAGTTATTGATGCACCGTGTTCTGGTTTAGGAGTTTTACGTAGAAATCCGGATGCTAAATGGAAGTTACAACCAGAATTTCTTGATAAAATAAGAAAAACTCAGCAGGATATTTTACAACAGTATTCTAAAATGGTTAAAGCTGACGGACAAATGGTATATGCTACTTGTTCGGTTCTACCTTCTGAAAACCAAGAGCAAGTTGCTAAGTTCTTAAAATCGGAAGCTGGAGCAAATTTCTCATTAATAAAAGACAAAAAAGTATCGGCTCATAAATCTGGGTTTGATGGTTTTTATATGGCTTTATTGGAGTGTAAGGCTTAGATTTTTACAAAAATAAACACTGTAAAAGTCCTTTTCAAGTTTTTAAAGGCGCATTCAGAATTTAGCTCAATTGAGTAATACTCAGATATTAAAAACCAAGAATTGATTAAATATCAGTCTTGGTTTTTTGTTTTTTTATCATTAGTGTCCGATAAAAGATTTAAAAAGCGGGATTTCCAAGATAGGATTTCCCGCTTATTTTGTATCTTGAAGTTATCACACATCCAAGATATGAATAAAAGTAAAAACTTTATCGGACACCCCATAATCAAACAGGTATTAAATTTCATTTTGCCCGAAGATGTTCATCGGACAGCCAAAAAGCACAACAGCGATCGCTATACCAAAAAGTTTACCACCTATGAGCATTTGGCCACTATGGTATTTACCGTGATCAGTGGCTGTAGCTCACTTCGTGAGGTTTCCAGTATTATGCTTGCCTGCGAGGGAAAGATCAACCATCTAGGACTCACGGACTTTCCAAAACGCAGTACCTTGTCAGATGCTAACAGGAGAAGAAGCTCTGAAGTATTTGCCGATATTTATCATTTACTCTACAAACGTTACCATCGCTTTTTATCGGACAGCAGACCCTTAGAACCTGCAGTGAAGAACCTTAAAATCGTTGATTCCTCGACCATACCCCTATTTAGTGACATTCTTAAAGGTGTAGGAAGGAACCCGCTCAACGGCAAAAAGAAAGGAGGTATCAAGATGCATACTATGATAAACGCCATGGAAGACGTTCCTTGTCTGATTAAGTTTTCAAGCGCGGCCACGCACGACCACACCTTTTTAAAAGACCTGGAACTCAAGAAGGGCTCTTATGTGGTTTTTGACAAAGGGTATGTGGATTATGAGCAATACCAAAAATGGACACTGGAAGATGTTTACTTTGTGACTCGGCAAAAGGACAATGCTCGCTATACAAGCCTTGAAGAGTTTGATATCTCCAATAAAGTGGACGATGCTGTCTTAAAGGACGAAAAAATAGGGCTTACGGACAAAAACGGCAATGCTTTTTCCCTGAGGAGAATCGCTTTTTGGCACGAAAAGCACCAAAAAGTTTATGAGTTCATCACTAATAATTATGATCTTGATGCAGACAAAATAGCCGACATCTATAAAAATAGGTGGCAGATTGAGACGATGTTCAAGCGGCTTAAACAGAACTTTCCGCTAAAGTATTTTTTGGGAGACAATCAAAATGCCATCGAAATACAAATCTGGGTCAGTTTGATAATCCAGCTCATTATGCTTGTGATCCAAAGAAAAACCCAAAGAAACTGGGCTTATTCCAATATGATGTCCGTCATACGATACCATTTGATGACATATATCGATTTGTTCAAATTCCTGAAAAACCCAGAAGCTAATTGGGAAGAGATTACAACCAAAAACATTGGGCAATTAAGCCTTTTTGACCCATAAGGAGGTTCTGTTTTCAAAATAAAGAGTGCGATCAATAAAAAAGGCCAACACCAAAGCTTTTTTAGCTAATTCTGTTTTTTATCGGACAACAATAAAAAATAAACAAAAAAAGCGCCCCGAAATAATTCGAAGCGCTTTTAAAAAAGGAGTTAGTCACTCGTAATAATAATTCTTAAAAACAATATTTATTTTCTTTAATAACTTTGCCCGCAATGATATTTCGTAATTCGATAATGTTAGGCATGTTCACGTATTTAATGTAGCGTTTTAGTCCCATGAGCATCATGCGTTGTTCATCGCCAGTAGAAAATGATATGATCGAATGTTTTCCTGCAGTTTCGATCACATCTATAGCATGAAATAAGTTAAGTTTTGCCATAGCGATTTGTGCTTTTACGTTTTCTTCGCCTTCTTTTTTGGCCATTTTTTCGGCACGAAGGATAGCCGATTCAGCCAGGTAGATTTGAATTAAAATATCTGAAGCAGCTAACATAAGTTGCTGTTGATGTTCTATTTCTTCACCGTATTTCTGAAGTGTGGCACCTGCAACCATTAAAAATAATTTTTTAAGGTTTTTGATGATGTTTTTTTCTTCCGAAAATAATTCTGAATAATCTGGTATTTCAAATGAAGGGATACCAACAAGTTCTTCTTTTACAGCCATGGCAGGAGTAAGTAAATCTACGTGACCTTTCATGGCTTTTTTAATAAGCATGCCTATAGAAAGCATACGGTTAATTTCATTGGTGCCTTCGTAAATTCTGGATATTCGAGCATCTCTCCAAGCCGATTCAATAGGGGTGTCTTCTGAAAAGCCCATGCCCCCAAATATTTGAATGCCCTCATCGGTACATTTTTGTATAAATTCTGAAACGGCTACTTTTAAGATGGAACATTCGATAGCATATTCTTCAACACCTTTTAATTCGGCTTCTTGGTCGGTGTCTTTGCCATTGTTTTTTCTTAGTTCAATGCGATCTTCAATATCTTTTGCAGCTCTATAACTTGCTGCTTCACCCACCCAACAATTGGTGGCCATTTCAGCAAATTTTTGTTTCATAGCGCCAAAACTTGAAATAGGTACTTTAAATTGAATGCGTTCGTTAGCGTATTTTACCGATTCTGTAATAACACGGCGCTGAGCATCTAAACAAGCAGCAGCAAGTTTAATACGGCCTACATTTAAGGCATTCATCGCAATTTTGAAACCGTTTCCACGGGTGGATAACATGTTTTCTACAGGAACAACGGTATCATTAAAAAATACTTGTCTTGTAGAAGAAGCACGAATACCAAGTTTGTGTTCCTCTTCACCTAAAGTAATGCCGTTAGGGTTTTCTGGATCGTATTCCACGATAAAACCTGTGATATTTTTGTCGTCTTCTATACGTGCAAAAACTATCATTAAGCTACAGAACCCTGCGTTAGAAATCCACATCTTTTGGCCTGTAATTTTATATGATTTACCATCCTCGGAAAGTACAGCTTTAGTTTTTCCGGAGTTAGCATCACTTCCTGCACTAGGTTCTGTTAAACAATAGGCTCCAAACCATTCGCCTGAGGCTAATTTAGGTACATATTTTTGCTTTTGTTCTTCGGTGCCGTAAAGGGTGATTGGCATGGTTCCAATGCCTGTATGGGCACCAAAAGCGGTGCTAAAAGAGCCTGTGGCCCCAGATATATAGTCGCACACTAACATAGTGTCAACAAAGCCCATGCCCATGCCTCCATAAGCTTCAGGTACGGAAATACTTAAAAAACCTAAGTCTGCAGCTTTTCGCATACAGGATTCGGTAAGTGCATAATCTTTTTGTTCAAATTGAGCCTTTTTTGGCCATACTTCGCGGTCAATAAACTCAGTAACCGCTTCTTTCATCATGAGTTGATCTTCATTAAAATCTTCTGGTGTGAATATGTCTTCGCAGTTCATTTCTTTTACTAGAAATTGTCCGCCACGTAAAATGTCTTTTTCTATTTCTTTCATTTGTTTAGTGGTTTTATAGATTCAAGGTTCAAGACCCAAGAATCAAGATGCTTGTAGTCTAGATTTAAAACTTGAAATCATTTTTTGTATTTCCTTTATTTTTTGTGCCAATTCTTTAAATTTCTCTTCTGATATATAATTTTCATTAAATGCCACATTCAACTGGGTTTCCCATTCGAAAGCAGAGCCCAAACTATGTTCTAAAAAATTAGCAAAATGTTTATTTGAGCTTTTACTTGTGCCTTCTGAAATGTTCGAGGGTATTGAAACAGCGCATCTATTCATCTGACTCATTAATCCATAAGTTTCAAACTTTGGAAATGTTCTCGTTATTTTATAAGATTCTGAAACGAGCATCATACGTACATTCCAGATTTTTAATTTCTTGAAATTATGCATAGTCTTGTTTCTTGGTTCTTTCAGTCTGCTTTCTTATTTCAAAAACTCAAAAACCCCACAAGCGCCTTGACCAGTTCCTACACACATGGTGACGGCTCCGTATTTTCCTGTCATATTTCTTTTGCGCATTTCGTCAAATAACTGAACAGAAAGCTTTGCACCTGTACAACCTAAAGGATGACCTAAAGCAATGGCGCCGCCATTAACATTGACTAAATCTGGGTTGAGGTCTAGTTCACGAATTACAGCAAGGGCTTGCGATGCAAAGGCTTCGTTAAGTTCTATAAGCTCTAAATCTTTTTGTTGTAATCCCGCTTGTTTAAGTGCTTTTGGTATGGCTTTTACTGGTCCGATACCCATAATACGTGGTTCAACACCTGCCGCAGCATAGTTTACTAGTCTAGCGATGGGTTCTAAGTTTAATTCTTTCACCATAGTTTCGCTCATAACCATAACAAAAGCTGCACCATCACTCATTTGCGATGAATTCCCTGCGGTTACACTTCCGCCTTGAGCGAAAACAGGACGAAGTTTGGCAAGTGCTTCTAGACTTGTTCCGGCACGAGGCCCTTCATCTTTAGTAACTGTATATGATTTATTTGCTTTTTTTCCGTTGGCATCAATATAGGTTTCATGAACTTCAATGGGTACTATCTGGTCTTGAAAACGGTTTTCAGCCTGTGCTTTTAAAGCTTTCATATGTGAATGGTAAGCGAATTCATCTTGGTCTTCACGAGACACATTAAATTGATTCGCCACAGCTTCAGCGGTATTTCCCATACCCCAGTAATAATCTTCATGTCCAGCTTTTACGATATCATAATTCAGTTCAGGTTTGTAGCCTGTCATAGGAACAGCACTCATACTTTCAGCGCCACCAGCGATGATGCAATCGGCCATGCCAGCTTGAATTTTAGCGGTTGCAATGCCAATGGTTTCTATACCGGAAGAACAAAAGCGATTGACCGTAACTCCAGGAACTTCAACAGAGTTTAATCCCATTAAGGAAATTAAACGCGCTATATTTAAACCTTGTGAACCTTCGGGCATGGCGTTACCTACAATAACATCGTCTATACGATCTTTATCCAATTGAGGTAAGGCTTTCATCATGTACTGAATGGTTTCGGCAGCTAATTCGTCGGTACGTTTGAATCGGAAAACACCTTTCGGCGCTTTTCCAACAGCTGTTCTATATGCTTTTACTATATATGCTTGTTTCATATTAGCCCCCTAGCCCCGAAGGGGAATACCTATTAGGGGTCAATAGGATTTTATTAGTTATTTCTGATTATATTTTTCATGGTTACAAATTTTCACGCACCAGTTTTTACGTTCCCCCATTTGGGGGTAAGGGCTCTTCTAATTTCTAAGAGGTTTTCCTGTTTTTAGCATGTGCTGAATGCGTTCTAAAGTTTTACGTTCGGTACATAAACTTAGGAAAGCCTCGCGCTCTAGGTCCAATAAATATTGTTCGGTAACTAGAGTGGGTTCTGATAAGTCACCACCAGCCATAACATAGGCTAGTTTGTTAGCGATTTTTTGATCGTGTTCGCTTATAAAATTGGCTGCTTCCATAGAATCGGTTCCTACTAAAAACATACCAAGAGCTTGCTTGCCTAGAACTTTTACATCTTTACGTATTACGGGTTTGGTGTAGCCTGCATCGGCCATAATTCTGGCATGAGCTTTGGCTGTCGCTATTTGACGATCTTTATTCGTTACCACAATATCTTTTCCTTTTTGGAGTATGCCTAAATCGAAAGCTTCGTAAGCCGAAGTAGCCACTTTAGCCATGCCAATAGTGAGGAAATATTCCTGTAATACATTCAATTCAACATCTCCTTTTCTAAAGCTATCTGAAGCACGAAGGGCCATTTCTTTAGATCCTGCACCTCCTGGGATCACACCCACGCCAAATTCCACCAGTCCGATATAAGTTTCGGCAGCTGCTACAACTTTATCGGCGTGCATAGATAATTCGCAAGCACCGCCTAAGGACATGCCATGAGGTGCAGAAACTGTTGGGATTGACGAATAACGCATACGCATCATCGTATCTTGGAAATATTTTATCGCGGCATTAAGCTCGTCGTATTCTTGCTCTACGGCCATCATGAAAATCATACCAATATTAGCGCCTACAGAAAAGTTGGCACCTTGATTTCCTATAACGAGTCCGTCGAAATCTTTTTCAGCTATATCTACAGCTTTATTAAGTCCCGCTAAAACATCGCCGCCAATGGTATTCATTTTAGACTGAAATTCGCAGTTTAATATGCCATCACCTAAATCTTCAATAACAACACCCGAATTTTTGAATACTTCATTAGATTTTCTGATGTTATCTAGAATAATGAAAGCATCCTGTCCAGGAATTTTTTGTTGTGTTTTAGAAGGCACATCATAAAAATAGGTAGCGCCTTCTTTCACTGTATAAAAAGATGTATTTCCTAAGGCGACCATGTCATTGACCCAAGAAGCCGGTTCTGAACCTTCAGATTTGATAAGTTCTAAACCTTTTTCAACACCAATAGCGTCCCAAATTTGAAAAGGACCGTGTTCCCAGCCGAAACCAGCTTTCATGGCATCATCTATTTTGTAAATTTCATCTGAAATTTCAGGAATTCTATGTGATACATAAGCAAATAAAGCCGCAAAGGTTTTACGGTAGAATTCACCAGCTTTATCTTTCCCATTCACTAATATTTTGAACCTATCAATAACTTTTTCAATAGGCTTGGTGAGTTCTAAAGTGGCAAATTTCGCCGATTTTTTCTTTCTATATTCTAAAGTGTTAAGGTCTAGAGATAAAATTTCACTTTGGCCATCTTCATTT
This genomic interval from Tamlana carrageenivorans contains the following:
- a CDS encoding RsmB/NOP family class I SAM-dependent RNA methyltransferase, with amino-acid sequence MRIHRNLSFAVIDGLTLIFNEGKYADKVIQQLLKRDKRWGSRDRGFVAETTYDIVRWKRLYAEIAEVKAPFDRDNLWRMFAVWATLKGINLPDWKYFENTPTRKIKGRFDELSQIRKFKESIPDWLDEVGEKELGAEFWTKEIAALNEQADVILRVNTLKTTKEKLQAELFDLNIETEFIKGYPSALKLKERANVFSTEAFKNGHFEVQDASSQLVAEFANVQPGMRVVDTCAGAGGKTLHLAALMENKGQIIAMDIYANKLHELKRRAKRNGAHNIEPRAIDSTKVIKKLYDKADRVVIDAPCSGLGVLRRNPDAKWKLQPEFLDKIRKTQQDILQQYSKMVKADGQMVYATCSVLPSENQEQVAKFLKSEAGANFSLIKDKKVSAHKSGFDGFYMALLECKA
- a CDS encoding IS4 family transposase — encoded protein: MNKSKNFIGHPIIKQVLNFILPEDVHRTAKKHNSDRYTKKFTTYEHLATMVFTVISGCSSLREVSSIMLACEGKINHLGLTDFPKRSTLSDANRRRSSEVFADIYHLLYKRYHRFLSDSRPLEPAVKNLKIVDSSTIPLFSDILKGVGRNPLNGKKKGGIKMHTMINAMEDVPCLIKFSSAATHDHTFLKDLELKKGSYVVFDKGYVDYEQYQKWTLEDVYFVTRQKDNARYTSLEEFDISNKVDDAVLKDEKIGLTDKNGNAFSLRRIAFWHEKHQKVYEFITNNYDLDADKIADIYKNRWQIETMFKRLKQNFPLKYFLGDNQNAIEIQIWVSLIIQLIMLVIQRKTQRNWAYSNMMSVIRYHLMTYIDLFKFLKNPEANWEEITTKNIGQLSLFDP
- a CDS encoding acyl-CoA dehydrogenase family protein, which gives rise to MKEIEKDILRGGQFLVKEMNCEDIFTPEDFNEDQLMMKEAVTEFIDREVWPKKAQFEQKDYALTESCMRKAADLGFLSISVPEAYGGMGMGFVDTMLVCDYISGATGSFSTAFGAHTGIGTMPITLYGTEEQKQKYVPKLASGEWFGAYCLTEPSAGSDANSGKTKAVLSEDGKSYKITGQKMWISNAGFCSLMIVFARIEDDKNITGFIVEYDPENPNGITLGEEEHKLGIRASSTRQVFFNDTVVPVENMLSTRGNGFKIAMNALNVGRIKLAAACLDAQRRVITESVKYANERIQFKVPISSFGAMKQKFAEMATNCWVGEAASYRAAKDIEDRIELRKNNGKDTDQEAELKGVEEYAIECSILKVAVSEFIQKCTDEGIQIFGGMGFSEDTPIESAWRDARISRIYEGTNEINRMLSIGMLIKKAMKGHVDLLTPAMAVKEELVGIPSFEIPDYSELFSEEKNIIKNLKKLFLMVAGATLQKYGEEIEHQQQLMLAASDILIQIYLAESAILRAEKMAKKEGEENVKAQIAMAKLNLFHAIDVIETAGKHSIISFSTGDEQRMMLMGLKRYIKYVNMPNIIELRNIIAGKVIKENKYCF
- a CDS encoding four helix bundle protein, producing MHNFKKLKIWNVRMMLVSESYKITRTFPKFETYGLMSQMNRCAVSIPSNISEGTSKSSNKHFANFLEHSLGSAFEWETQLNVAFNENYISEEKFKELAQKIKEIQKMISSFKSRLQAS
- a CDS encoding acetyl-CoA C-acyltransferase, which codes for MKQAYIVKAYRTAVGKAPKGVFRFKRTDELAAETIQYMMKALPQLDKDRIDDVIVGNAMPEGSQGLNIARLISLMGLNSVEVPGVTVNRFCSSGIETIGIATAKIQAGMADCIIAGGAESMSAVPMTGYKPELNYDIVKAGHEDYYWGMGNTAEAVANQFNVSREDQDEFAYHSHMKALKAQAENRFQDQIVPIEVHETYIDANGKKANKSYTVTKDEGPRAGTSLEALAKLRPVFAQGGSVTAGNSSQMSDGAAFVMVMSETMVKELNLEPIARLVNYAAAGVEPRIMGIGPVKAIPKALKQAGLQQKDLELIELNEAFASQALAVIRELDLNPDLVNVNGGAIALGHPLGCTGAKLSVQLFDEMRKRNMTGKYGAVTMCVGTGQGACGVFEFLK
- a CDS encoding 3-hydroxyacyl-CoA dehydrogenase/enoyl-CoA hydratase family protein: MSKRRINKVAIIGSGIMGSGIACHFANIGVDVLLLDIVPNELNAKEKAQGLTLENKSVRNRIVNEALSAALKSSPSPIYHKSFASRITTGNLEDDIEKVSQVDWIMEVVVERLDIKKQVFEKLEKHRTPGTLITSNTSGIPIKFMSEGRSDDFQKHFCGTHFFNPARYLKLFEIIPGPKTADSVVEFLNQYGEKYLGKTSVIAKDTPAFIGNRIGIFSIMSLFHIVKSMDLTIEEVDKLTGPVIGRPKSATFRTVDVVGLDTLVHVANGIAENCKNDERLELFKLPNFIDTMMENKWLGSKTGQGFYKKIKNEDGQSEILSLDLNTLEYRKKKSAKFATLELTKPIEKVIDRFKILVNGKDKAGEFYRKTFAALFAYVSHRIPEISDEIYKIDDAMKAGFGWEHGPFQIWDAIGVEKGLELIKSEGSEPASWVNDMVALGNTSFYTVKEGATYFYDVPSKTQQKIPGQDAFIILDNIRKSNEVFKNSGVVIEDLGDGILNCEFQSKMNTIGGDVLAGLNKAVDIAEKDFDGLVIGNQGANFSVGANIGMIFMMAVEQEYDELNAAIKYFQDTMMRMRYSSIPTVSAPHGMSLGGACELSMHADKVVAAAETYIGLVEFGVGVIPGGAGSKEMALRASDSFRKGDVELNVLQEYFLTIGMAKVATSAYEAFDLGILQKGKDIVVTNKDRQIATAKAHARIMADAGYTKPVIRKDVKVLGKQALGMFLVGTDSMEAANFISEHDQKIANKLAYVMAGGDLSEPTLVTEQYLLDLEREAFLSLCTERKTLERIQHMLKTGKPLRN